One Rhodoferax ferrireducens T118 DNA segment encodes these proteins:
- a CDS encoding glutathione S-transferase N-terminal domain-containing protein: MPDLSTFFITHKWPARHPDRLQLYSLPTPNGVKVSIMLEETGLPYEPHLVSFETQDQLSPEFLSLNPNNKIPAILDPNGPGGQPLALFESGAILIYLAEKTGQFMPQDAALRYQTIQWLMWQMGGVGPMFGQLGFFHKFAGKDYEDKRPRDRYVAESKRLLGVLDRRLANRAWIMGEAYTIADIATFPWVRNLIGFYEAGDLVGMQDFQNVTRALAAFVARPAVVRGLGIPDRS; encoded by the coding sequence ATGCCTGACCTCTCCACCTTCTTCATCACCCACAAGTGGCCCGCCCGGCATCCCGACCGGCTGCAGCTCTACTCGCTGCCCACGCCCAATGGCGTCAAGGTGTCGATCATGCTGGAGGAGACCGGCCTGCCGTACGAGCCGCATCTGGTCAGCTTCGAGACGCAGGACCAGCTGTCGCCGGAATTCCTCTCGCTCAACCCCAACAACAAGATTCCGGCCATCCTCGACCCCAATGGTCCCGGCGGCCAGCCGCTGGCGCTGTTCGAATCCGGCGCGATTCTGATTTACCTGGCCGAGAAGACGGGCCAGTTCATGCCGCAGGATGCGGCGCTGCGCTACCAGACGATCCAGTGGCTGATGTGGCAGATGGGCGGGGTCGGCCCGATGTTTGGCCAGTTGGGTTTCTTCCACAAGTTCGCCGGCAAGGACTATGAAGACAAGCGCCCGCGTGACCGCTACGTGGCGGAGAGCAAACGCCTGCTGGGCGTGCTGGACCGGCGGCTCGCCAACCGAGCCTGGATCATGGGCGAGGCCTACACCATCGCCGACATTGCCACCTTTCCCTGGGTGCGCAACCTGATCGGCTTTTACGAGGCCGGTGATCTGGTGGGCATGCAGGATTTTCAGAACGTGACCCGCGCGCTGGCGGCCTTTGTGGCGCGGCCGGCGGTGGTGCGGGGCTTGGGGATTCCGGACCGGTCCTGA
- a CDS encoding VOC family protein codes for MFSHVMVGVNDLEVSKKFYDALLGTLGIGPGVANKSRYFYRSPAGTFGITTPINGQPATHGNGSTLGFAAQSPEQCDAFHAAGIANGGTTCEEPPGFRDGAVGKLYLAYLRDPDGNKICALHRPAK; via the coding sequence ATGTTCAGTCATGTGATGGTCGGTGTGAATGACCTTGAGGTCTCGAAGAAGTTTTACGACGCGCTGCTTGGCACGCTGGGCATCGGCCCGGGGGTTGCCAACAAGAGCCGGTATTTCTATCGCAGCCCTGCAGGTACGTTCGGCATTACCACGCCCATCAATGGCCAGCCCGCGACCCACGGCAATGGCAGCACCCTCGGGTTTGCCGCGCAGTCACCGGAACAATGTGACGCATTCCATGCGGCCGGCATCGCCAACGGCGGCACCACCTGCGAAGAGCCGCCGGGCTTTCGCGACGGCGCGGTGGGCAAGCTTTACCTGGCGTATCTGCGCGACCCCGACGGCAACAAGATCTGCGCGCTGCACCGGCCTGCCAAATAG
- the alkB gene encoding DNA oxidative demethylase AlkB, which yields MDLFDDLPLPPEAALTPIAPGAVLLYGFARGGDAALLQAIESVLSQAPLRHWQTPGGYTMSAAMSNCGPLGWVSGASGYRYAALDPLSGQPWPAMPACLMDLARRAAAQAGYANFTPDACLINEYLPGAKLSLHQDKDEKDLRAPIVSLSLGLPAVFLFGTPSRKDRPQRWRLVHGDVVVWGGPSRLAYHGVAALADGEHALLGRRRLNLTFRCVK from the coding sequence ATGGACCTCTTTGACGACCTGCCCCTGCCCCCCGAGGCCGCGCTGACGCCAATCGCGCCCGGCGCGGTGCTGTTGTACGGCTTTGCCAGGGGCGGTGATGCCGCCCTGCTGCAAGCCATCGAGTCCGTCCTCAGTCAAGCTCCCTTGCGCCACTGGCAAACCCCCGGCGGCTACACCATGTCGGCGGCCATGAGCAATTGCGGCCCGCTGGGCTGGGTGTCCGGCGCCAGCGGCTACCGCTACGCCGCGTTGGACCCACTCTCGGGCCAGCCCTGGCCCGCCATGCCCGCCTGCCTGATGGACCTGGCCCGGCGCGCCGCTGCGCAGGCCGGCTACGCGAACTTCACGCCCGATGCCTGCCTGATCAACGAATACCTGCCCGGGGCCAAACTCTCGCTGCACCAGGACAAAGACGAAAAAGACCTGCGCGCGCCCATCGTCTCGCTGTCTCTGGGTTTGCCGGCGGTGTTTCTGTTCGGCACCCCCAGCCGCAAAGACCGCCCCCAGCGCTGGCGGCTGGTGCATGGCGACGTGGTGGTGTGGGGCGGCCCGTCACGGCTGGCCTACCACGGCGTGGCCGCACTGGCCGATGGTGAGCATGCGCTGCTGGGGCGGCGCAGGTTGAACCTGACGTTTCGGTGTGTGAAGTAG